The DNA sequence tggggtccaACAACCGGGGGGAGAAGGTTAAAAAGGGCAGAGCCTTCGTCCTCCGGTCCGAAGTCATCATCGCGGAGCGGCAACGCCCCCGACCGACCGGGGCTCCGCCCCCTCGGAGCGGCGCCCCCAACATTAAAAAGGCGATTATATCGCCGCCGTCGTCAGGTAGAAAAACACAGAGTCCACACGGAGGAGGGAGTCTGAACCGAGACGCTGTCCGGCCGCCCTCACAGCTGCATAAATACCTCCCCTCGCTCCGTCTGAGAGAGGcgcccggaccccccccccccccagacacgcCTTCACCGCCACCAAGGGTTGGTCCGTCCTCAGGCTCCTCCCTCCGCCCGGACTGAGAGCGCCATGAGAACACGCCGAGAACACGCCAAGAACACGGCTCCTCTGGGCTCCGAGACAGGCAGCGCTCAGTCCAACGTCTGCTCTTCATTCCGTCGGTTGAAATGCTTCGTTTGACGAGATGATCAAGAAATACAAATAATCCGCACAGACGAGTGAAAACATAAACTCTACGGAACATGTCCAACGTCGTCTTTGATTCGTATCGATGTCCATCGGGATCCGACCCTTACATGTGCGGACACATCAAATGGAAGATTACTCTCTGTCTGCACCTCTAAGGCCAACTTTAAAAACCCTGTTCCCAATCTCAATAAGTGATTTAAGTGACTTTTCAGTAGAAAtcgaaaaacacaaaaaaggaaaaaaggataAAAGGTGCTATTCATGtcgttattaaaataaaaataaaaaggaagatTATTCTGGGTGAATACGCTGTTAATGATTAAATGTCACTGTTAAAATCTGGCCGTTGATATTTATATACATCTAtagatggaggaggagccaaTCGGACGCCGCGGAGAACCAAGTCTCCGCCTCCGctcaagatggccgccgcgtCGCATCACAATAAGAAAAGTGTTTACAAAATCCAGGTAATAAAATGTAGTTAATGCTCATTAGCTCGTTACTACACACTTAAATAACACGTCATCGGACACCAGTTTGAAAGGAGCACGTAAGAAAAGAAAGCTAAATTAAAAACCACACGTTTAGATCACATCATCTTGAGCCATGCTCTGAACTGTCCATGATTAGAGGAAGGGGGAAACGCACTGAACTCTGGGTAAATGGGTCCGTTAAATAAAAGATCAAAGAGCTGAACGCTGGATAGGAGGGAGAACAACGTCCTGTTCTCTCCGGACACACGGGGGTCCGCAATGTTtcagaggggaggggcggggctcggGGAGGAGACGGTTTCATCTCTTGCGGCGGCAGGTGCGCTTGTGGTCGGCGTGCCAGTGCTCCTGCTGGCACTTGATGGAGCAGTAGGACGTGTTCCAGCAGCAGTGGTACATGGCCTCCTCCTCGCAGTTATAGCACTgcaacacaaccaccacactgttacacactgcaacacaacgcTGTTATAGCACTGCAACACATCCACCACACTgttacacactgcaacacaaccaccacactgttacacactgcaacacatccaccacactgttacacactgcaacacaaccaccacactgttacacactgcaacacaacgcTGTTATAGCACTGCAACACATCCACCACACTGTTACTCACTgcaacacaaccaccacactgttacacactgcgacacaaccacaacactgtTACTCACTGCGACACAACCACTACAcaactagggctgaacgattaatcaaattcaaataGTAATCGCGATGTAATAGTGATATGCAAATCGTAAAGGCTGTGAGAAAGAGTTACTGACTGGAAATCAGCAAGATTTATATTTacttttcttttacaattcaatagttaaataaatgttataatatcaattcatctcaacacattggccttgcctaaaggaaagagcagtttatatgttgactgcttccaatgttgtgttggtcatactaaagaatgattaattgcttttttagtgaataatacagaacataaaggAACTTAATCAATTCAAAAAATCACAtattaaatcgcaatcgcaatattgttCAAAATAATAGCAAATTtaattatttccccaaatcgttcagccctaaacAGCTGTTAACACTGTTATAGCACTGCAACACAACCAGAGCACACCGCTACATCAAAACCACGACACACTTTTGTAGCACTGTCTGCAACACAACCAGGATGACACCTTTAACACTGCAACACCACCAGGATGACACGATAACACTGCCACACGACACAACCAGTGAGACAACGGTGTGGCGtacgaggcatctggaacacaccattagcACCGGCCTTAGCCCCAGCCCCAGGCCTTAGCCCCAGCCCCAGGCCTTAGCCCCAGGCCTTAGCCCCAGCCCCAGGCCTTAGCCCCAgccccaggcccaggcccaggccttAGCCCCACTCACCCACTGCTTCTTCTTGGTCTGGGAGATGAGCTGCTTGTGTTGGGTCACcatcttcttcacctcctccaccagctcctccttgcACTTCTCCTTCATCTGCTTACACTTCCTGTCCACCTCGCCCTGGGTCACGCCCACCGCCTTGCTGACAGCCTggcgcttctcctcctccatctccccccgcAGCTGGGAGAGACACCAACCATatcagagagagaccaaccacatcagagagagagaccaaccacatcagagagagagagaccaaccacatcagagagagagagagaccaaccacatcagagagagagagagaccaaccacATCATAGAAAGAGACCAaccacatcagagagagagagagagagagaccaaccacatcagagagagaccaaccacatcagagagagagaccaaccacatcagagagagagagacaccaaccacatcagagagagagagacaccaaccACATCAGAGAGACCAaccacatcagagagagagaccaaccaaTTCAGAGAGAGACCAACCACATCAGAGAGACCAACCACATCAGAGAGAGACGCCAACCAcatcagagagagggacaccAACCACATTACAGAGAGAGACCCCAACCACATCAAAGAGAGACACCAACCAcatcagagagagacaccaaccacatcagagagagagagacaccaaccACATCAGAGAGACCAaccacatcagagagagagagagagacgccaaCCACATCAGAGAGAGTGACACCAACCacattacagagagagacaccaaccacatcagagagagacaccaaccacattacagagagagacaccaaccacattacagagagagacaccaaccacattacagagagagacaccaaccacattacagagagagacaccaaccacatcagagagagacaccaaccacatcagagagacaccaaccacatcagagagagagagacaccaaccacattacagagagagagaccaaccacatcagagagacaccaaccacatcagagagagagaccaaccacatcagagagacaccaaccacatcagagagagagaccaaccacATCAGAGAGACACCAACCACATGATctcacagaccgacagacagacagaccacaggAGAAACCTCCCCCAACTcacccctccctcgctccctccctcccctcaccttctccagtgctccctccctcccctcaccttctccagtgccccctccccctcccctcaccttctccagggcctccctccccctccctcaccttctccagtgccccctccccctcccctcaccttctccagtgcctccctccccctcccttcaccttctccagtgcctccctccccctcactccccctcactccctccccctcccctcaccttctccagtgcctccctccccctccctccctctccctcaccttctccagtgcctccctccccctcccctcaccttctCCAGGGCCTCCCTGACCACCCGCTCCGTCTCCCTCTTGTTGTCGGCCTTCATCATCTCCTTGACGTCGGTGAAGATCTTGGTGTACTTCTCGTGGCAGAGGTTGTGGCAGGCGCCGTCGTTGGCCGTCTGCGTGCCGCGCTGCAGGGTCCTGGGCGGGGCCgcgccccccggccccccggggccccgccgCGTCTGGGTGGACACCGACAGACgctccgggggcggggccacgcaGGACGAGGCCGGGACCTCCTGCTGGCTGGAGCTCACCGCCTCCATCTCTGGCTCAGggtcctgggggaggggggtgaaggaCGTGACTTAATCTGACTGATGTATCtttagtcgtgtgtgtgtgtgtgtgtgtgtgtgtgtgtgtgtgtgtgtgtgtgtgtgtgtgtgtgtgtgtgtgtgtgtgtgtgtgtgtgtgtgtgtgtgtgtgtgtgtgtgtgtgtgtgtgtgtgagactcacTGCGGGCTCTTCTTTGGGCTCCACTGCCTGACTGCGACGGCTCTTCTTGGCTTTGGGCTCCTGACATCCTTTGAGCTGTGATGACATCAGCACACAGTCATCCAATGAGGACACAGGGCGCTGAGCGAGGCTACAGGTCATTGGCTCGATGGTGTGGTGGACTGGACCGACCCCATGCCGCTCCCTGGGTGCTGGGAGCCAGCGTGAGCGGGGCACTAACGTCACGTGGTAGCTACCAAGTGATGCTAGTGACCAGCTCATGATGGTTCCCAGCTTTGGGATGTTACCATGTGATGCTAGAATATGATGTAACCCTGTGATGCTAATATGTAATACTAGAGCGTGATGTTACCGTGTGATGCTAATATGTGATGCTAGCATGTGATGCTAATGCGTGATTTACCATGTGATGTTACATTGTGATGTTACTCTACGATGCTAAAGCGTGATGTTACCATGTGATGTTGCCCTGTGATGTTACCCTGTGATGCTGAAGCGTGGTGTTACCATGTGATTTTACCATGTGATGTTGCCATGTGATGTTACCATGTGATGCTGAAGCCTGGTGGTTCTCCACAGTGAACTCACATGTCTGATCTGCTCGttgctggtggaggagatgctGGACTCCGCCTCGTCCGTCCTCTCCGTCCtcgctcctcccccacctccaccacctccagctcctccaccacctcctccacctcctcctccaccgctctCCTCCTGGCCAGCCGTCTGCCTCAGGCCCCCCTGCCTCTGCTTCTTCTCCTggcctctcttctcctcctcctcttcgtcctcctcttcctccacctcctccacgtcctccacgtcctccggctcctcctccaggtcctgtGCCGGCGGgccgccctccacctcctccacctcctccaccttggtCTTCCAGTAGCGCCCCTCGCGCAGGAAGCGCTGGTAGAGCTGCAGCTCTTCGCAGGCCTTCTTCCAGCCGTTGCTACGCTtcacctgcagctgctgcacgCTCACCTTGATGTCCTGGATGTTGTCCGCCGGGATCCATGCCCTGCTCCCATTGGtcgagagggacgggggggaaaTTTAGCCCCCCGGGTTGCTAGCAGGGACCGGAGCCGGACCGTCAGCAGCTCTGGGAACGCTGGACCCGGGCTGGCTGCGTTCGGCTAGCTCTGGTCCCCGCTAGCCTTCTAGCTACACTGGGCTAATGGCTACCTCTGGTCCCCGCTAGCACTTCTAGCTAATGGCTACCTCTGGTTACAGCTAGCACTTCTAGCTAATGGCTATCTCTGGTTACAGCTAGCCTTCTAGCTACACTGGGCTAATGGCTACCTCTGGTTACAGCTAGCGTTCTATCTATGCTGGGCTAATTGCTAGCTCTGGTTACAgccagccttctagctacactGGGCTCATGGCTGCCTCTGGTTACAGCTAGCCTTATAGCTACACTGGGCTCATGGCTACCTCTGGTTACAGCAAGcattctagctacaccggacTAATGGCTACCACTGATTACAGCTATTCTTCAATATTTTCAAGAGGAATCTTTCTAGAGCCTTCCCATGTGTACATTTGATTCTGAACTACCCAAACGTCAACCAACGATTTATATTATTGTGATGTGCACCCTGCTTGCATACttgagaaggtgtgtgtgctaACTAGCACTCTACTAGCATGTTTTAAAACCGCAACTGATAACAAGTTCTTTGCTTAGAAACAGTATGTTAGCAATAAAAATCAAAGTTAACAACAGGCTATGCTAACTAGCGTTCTGCTAGCCGTGCGCTAACCATGGTGCTAACCTCTGGTGCTGGTGGCCGAAGAAGCGGACGTCCACCTGGTTGTCCTCGCGCTGCAACACCTTGGCCGGCCAGTAGCCGAACCCCTTCATCTTGGCCCACACCACCTCATGGACCGGGCTCTGCAGAGGACACACCTAGCGTTAGCATCTCTTTAAACCTAGCGCTAGCGTCTGCTTCAACCTAGTGTTAGCGCCTGCTTCAACCTAGTGTTAGCGTCTGCTTCAACCTAGTGTTAGCGTCTGCTTCAACCTAGTGTTAGCGTCTGCTTCAACCTAGTGTTAGCGCCTGCTTCAGCCTACTGTTAGCTCCTGCTTCAACCTAATGTTAGCGCCTGCTTCAACCTAGCGTTAGCATCTGCCTCCCTTTGGCGTCTGTGTGTACTGAGGGtcagggtgcgtgtgtgcgcaggcctgttctaaaaaatagcacaactcattcatgaacaactctttcccaccctttttaagtcattgttgataattattgtgagaaatcatcaACATGATCAGTAGATGAGtctcattaatcattaataataatatataactaaaggcaaactgagctaatttgttatttcagaagagtgtatcaaactgggtgcccttcgtatgactcagtgcccatgaagtagttctcaggttcaaaaaggttggtgagcCCTGGTCTACCTCAACCTAGCGCTAGCATCTGCTTCAACCTAGCGTTAGCGTCTGCCTCCCTTTGGCGAccatgggtgtgtctgtgtgtactgaGGGTCatggtgtgtgtacacacacagacacaatgtgtgtgtgtgtgtgtgtgtgtgtgtgtgtgtgtgtgtgtgtgtgtgtgtgtgtgtgtgtgtgtgtgtgtgtgtgtgtgtgtgtgtgtgtgtgtgtgtgtgtgtgtgtgtgtgtgtgtgtgtgtgtgtgtgtgcactgaggGTCAGGGCGGGTACTCACACAGGGGTAGCAGAACCAGTTGTCCGGCCGGGCGTTTGACAGGTAGAAACAGTTCTTACACAACATCAACTCATTCAGCTAGAATGagttgggggagagggagggaggggggagggaggggggagagaagagagagatgtatCAGACAGAGCACTACCTCAAGAGACGGGTCGTAGTGTGCAACATCGGCTCCAGCCTACTGCTCTATAAGGTCAGTGGGAGAGCTGTACCTCGTGACAAGTGTCGCTGTAGAGCAGCCGGGCGATCTCAGCCTGGTCGCTGtgcactgcaacacacacacacacacacacactaaagtaaGCCCACGTCCACAGTGCACAACACACCACTGGTACTCAGACAGTAGAGGCTCCTGCCCACCTCCGAACAAGATGGCCGTGTTGTGGACGATCTGCTGGGCGTCCGCCTTGAACTCCTCGAAGTTCTTGTAGCGCCCCTCAGACAggttctgacacacacacacacacacacacacacacacacacacacacacacacacacacacacacacacacacacacacacacacacacacacacacacacacacacacacacacacacagtaacagttCATTGACCGTGTTCCACCTGGTTACAGTCAGGTAGTGTAACAAAGTAGTCGTGTAAAAGTGAGGGTGTTCAGTGtagttgtgtaacagtgtaGCAGTGTAGTTGTGTAGCAGTGCAACAGTGTAGCAGTGtagttgtgtaacagtgtcGTGAAATTGTAACTGTGTAGCATTGTAGTTGTGTAGCAGTGTAACTGTGTAGCATTGTAGTTGTGTAGCAGTGTAACTGTGTAGCAGTGTAGTTGTCTAGCAGTGTAACAGTCTAGCAGTGTAGTTGTGTGACATTATAACAGTGTAGTTGTGTAGCAGTATAGTTATGTAGCCGTGTAGTTGTGTGGCGGTGTAGTTTTGTAGCAGTGTAGCTATGTGGCGGTGTAGTTGTGTAGTAGTGTTATTGTGTAGCAGTGTAGTTGTGTAGCGGTACCTCCTGTATGTTGGTGACGTCCAGGGCCGTGTGGATCAGCCGTTTGTACATTGGGTGTTTGGTGTCTTTCCCCTTCTTATTCAGATCCAccgcctggagggagggaggggggaggagggggagagagggagggagagacgccCATAAATGTACTGCTTGATTTTATAATGGGTCAgagatttttttaattgaacgTTTTAGACTTGGTAACATCGTCTTCAACATCATAACCGGCCGTCAGAGAACAGGTTTGAGAGCGTCTCACTCTGCTCCCAACACAGGCAGGGTTTTATTTCCATTTCaccgcgtgcgtgcatgtgtgcgtgtgtgtgtgtgtgtgtgtgtgtgctcaccctCTCCTTCATGCGCGTGACGATGAAGCGCAGATATCTACACATCTCCTGTTTACTCAGAATCTTCTTTTTACTGCCCTGCACACAGACAGGTCAGAGACAGTTACTAGACAGACAGCTAACAGACAGGTCAGGGAGacaggtgagagacagacaggctgtaCCCTGCAGACGAGGCAGTGCCACTGGGTGTGGGGGTCCCTGGTCTTGTCCGTCTCCCCCAGACACTTGAGGTGGTAGACCCTGAAGCAGCCGTCACAAGACACCACCTCCCCCGGCAGGTGGCACTGGAAGCAGTACCAGTCATGGTCCTCAGCCTCCcagtcctgcacacacacacacacacaccgggtcaACCCCCCACCGCCGCCCTGACCTCTGGCTGAAACtgtgacacacagaaacacagttaagtctaacacgcacacactaaagtgcaacacaaaacacacttaTGAAAGGTCAATGATTGCGTAAGTTGTGTTTAAAATCGGTGGTTCAAGTGAAATCACGCCTCAACCACGCACACAAGgacaaatatacacatatatatatatatatataccacatTAATCACACACACTAGGAAAATATACAGCAatataacacccccccccccccccccccccccgggttgaCCAGACGATGATGTCTTCACCTCCCGTCTCCAGCCAGGCGGCCCGCCGGTCAGGTGACTCAGGTCAGGTGACTCAGGTCAGGTGACCCGCCAACACTGTGCCAACATGTCTTTGGTGACCCAGGTTCGATTCATCTCAACCGGCCACGCCCCCGGCCACCACCCAACACTCACTCTGACTACCACTACTACTTGGATTAAACACACTGGTCCAACATTCAGCCAGTCAACGAGTCAGTCAGGAGGGTGTAAAAAGCCTTACCTTGCTGCCCTCTGCCTTGGGTTCCTGTGGTTACAAGAGAGATAACACAAGGGTTAACCGAACCTCAtggtgcactgtgtgtgtttctctgcatgcgtgtttgtttgtgtgtgtggcgcacacaaacgcacatgcatgcagagaaacacacacaagcacacaatgtgcgcttgtgtgtgtttctctgcatgcatgtgcgtttctgtgtgtttgcgtgtgtgtgtgtttccctgcatgtctgtgtgtttctgtgtgtgcgtggcgggGGTCTCACCATCTCGTCCCCGGGCAGCCAGTAGCCCTCCTGCTCTATGCCGGCCTTGGAGCCCTTGCAGCCCACGGTGAGGGTCTCCACCACCAGCCCGTCCTTCACCGCCAGGCTGAGCTGCCGGCCCGTCTCCTTGGGGTGCATCCCGAACACCCGGCTCAGGTACCTGCAGGGAGACAGCGCTGAGTGGAGGGGAGGCAGGacacccccccccaggcctagatctctctctctctctctctctctctctctctctctctctctctctctctctctctctctctctctctctctctctctctctctctctctctctctctctctctctctctctctctctctctctctctctctctctctctctctctctctctctctctctcagattcaAGGTTCCGCGGCATTCCGCTGCACCCTCCGTTGCCGTGACAACAGCCACCCAGACAGCGGGGAGAGTGCAGCCAGCCGGCGAGGTGGGCCGCAGACTGGCAGCCCGCTTAGCGCTTTGTTCACCGGTGATCCATAATCAATCATCCGCACCCCCACACAAGACCCCCGTTATCCTCACCAAGGGTATGGAGTGAGGATTCACCCTCCACGGGATCACCCCCTCACAAACATCTCATGTGTCACATTCGCACAAAGGCTGTCCGAGAACCGCTGTGTCAAGGGTTCAGTGAGCAAGGCACCAACACCCCACATGATTGTCGGCTGGCAGTGAAGGCATGAGGTCAGTGAAGgcatgttggtgtgtgggtttgcgatgaatgggtgaatgtgaacGTTAACCTATTTCACCACCAGCGTGGGAGACCTTTACATGATCAGAGGGACATCATTCTCCCTCaatctgtttgattgacagatcAGCCCCTCGGTAGGCATCTGTCAATCATACATGCGGGAGGACACGCCCACATTTCTGTCCCCCGGGGGCGGGTGATGAACCGGCTCAGAATCACacctggtgttggtggtgtagttggtgttggtggtgttgttgttgatggtggtTGTGCTGGTGGCGGAGTTGGTGGTGCTGTTGGGGGAGTAGGTGGTtttggtggggttggtggtgggggtgttggggcTGTTGGGGGAGTAGCTGGTGTTGCTGCTGGTGATGTTGGTGCTGTttgtggtggtgctgttggGGGAGTAGGTGGTGTGGTTgctgttgctggtggtggtggcgctgctgctgctggtggtgttggtggttgtAGTGAGggttgcggtggtggtggtggtgttggtgctgctgctggtgttggtggttgtagtgagggtggtgctggtgttggtgctgctggtggtggtggtggttctagtgagggtggtggtgatggtgttgccATTGGTGGTGGCGGTAGCGGAGGTTGTGTTGCTGGTGTTATGacgttggtggtgttggtggtggaccAGGGCCGATGCAGTGGTGGGTGGGGGCTTACTTGGAGATGCGGTCCATGTTGGCGATCTGCTTCTGGTTGCGGATGACCTCGATGGCGGCCCACACGTACTGGACCACCTTGGGGTCCGCCTGCCGCTTCCTCACCGCCCGCGACATCACTTCCTTATTCatctgagctgcagcaggacACAAAGCCCAGCTAGCGTTAGCTCTGCCGACGCGCGGGAACAAGCACGCTAGGGTACGCAGCACACTGGGGTATTATGTTATGATACATAGCACCCTGGGATACATAGCATGCTAGGATACCAGCATGCTAGGGTACTCGCATGTTAATATACAAAGCATGCATGTTGATATACAAAGCACGATAGAGCTTGAAGCTTGATTATACTAGTTTTGTGATcatttgacgctaaaatcgaaatcacaATCAAATCCGATTAATCCACCAGCCCTACATAGCAGGCTGGTGGATACATAGAACAGCAGGGAATGTAGCTCACCAGGAAAGATAGCATGCTGGTACATAGCCCACTAGGTATTAAGCATGCTAGATACATAGCTTGATAGGGAACATAACATGCAATGGTACATAGTAGCCCatatcgattcatcaatgcactggaATTTATTTGTTCTCAATTCAATATCGATTCAGAATttccataaaaaaagaaaagaaaaagaaacatacTCAGTCTTTGTAATCTGGCAGCGAGTATGCCTCAATGaacatgcccttttacatttgtccatgttatgattattacttttatgctgcaagtttagccCAGGAACAGTACTATACAATGttgtattccctttttgctagttaaagcacgacgaaatggttaattcattttgaaatggttaattcttaataatatttaggtattttcGTCATCTGCACGCATTAtcgaatcgatatcgaagcaattggatcaaaatcaaatcaaaatcaaatcaattcaagacctaaagaatcgAATTGAATTGAACTGTGAGGTACCTtgcaatacccagccctagtaCTACCTACCTAGTGCTCTAGGATACCTCAAACCACATAAAGGACATTTAAATGACACCAACCAAGCCGAGTCTAACAGCTAGAGCCAGAAGTatccagagacagagggagagggagggcgagcgaCCTCGTTGTTTTCTACGTTTAAAGACCTCCCCGGTAGTTCCACTCCACATGGACCCGCCAAAACATCGAAGGGCTTCTAATTGGTCCACCTGTACAGAACGAGGCCCCCGGGGGACGACCGCCTGATCCGGTGGAttcacccagagccctcctgGAGCCTCCAGAGGCCTGCCGCCTG is a window from the Gadus chalcogrammus isolate NIFS_2021 chromosome 8, NIFS_Gcha_1.0, whole genome shotgun sequence genome containing:
- the zmynd11 gene encoding zinc finger MYND domain-containing protein 11; this translates as MNKEVMSRAVRKRQADPKVVQYVWAAIEVIRNQKQIANMDRISKYLSRVFGMHPKETGRQLSLAVKDGLVVETLTVGCKGSKAGIEQEGYWLPGDEMEPKAEGSKDWEAEDHDWYCFQCHLPGEVVSCDGCFRVYHLKCLGETDKTRDPHTQWHCLVCRGSKKKILSKQEMCRYLRFIVTRMKERAVDLNKKGKDTKHPMYKRLIHTALDVTNIQENLSEGRYKNFEEFKADAQQIVHNTAILFGVHSDQAEIARLLYSDTCHELNELMLCKNCFYLSNARPDNWFCYPCSPVHEVVWAKMKGFGYWPAKVLQREDNQVDVRFFGHQHQRAWIPADNIQDIKVSVQQLQVKRSNGWKKACEELQLYQRFLREGRYWKTKVEEVEEVEGGPPAQDLEEEPEDVEDVEEVEEEEDEEEEEKRGQEKKQRTERTDEAESSISSTSNEQIRHLKGCQEPKAKKSRRSQAVEPKEEPADPEPEMEAVSSSQQEVPASSCVAPPPERLSVSTQTRRGPGGPGGAAPPRTLQRGTQTANDGACHNLCHEKYTKIFTDVKEMMKADNKRETERVVREALEKLRGEMEEEKRQAVSKAVGVTQGEVDRKCKQMKEKCKEELVEEVKKMVTQHKQLISQTKKKQWCYNCEEEAMYHCCWNTSYCSIKCQQEHWHADHKRTCRRKR